A segment of the Candidatus Methylomirabilota bacterium genome:
GTAGCCCGTCCTGAGCGCGCGGCCCAGCGCCCCGGCCTGCGCCCGCCCGACCTCGGAGAGCTCGACGTCGTGCTCGCCCTGGAGCCGACGCACCGAGTTCCACACCGACTGGCCGTGGCGCGCCAGCAGGAGCCTCACGCGGCGCCTCCCACCGCCGCGCGCGCGCGGGCGAACCGCGCCAGCGCCTCCTCCCGGCCGAGGAGCGCCAGCACCTCGAAGATCGGCGGCGAGGCCGTGCCGCCGGTGACGGCGAGGCGCGAGAGCTGGGCGAGGTCCACGAGCTTGAGCCCGAGCTCCCCCGTGAGCGCGCGGTAGACGCCCTCGAGCGCCGCCGCGTCCCAGACGGGCAGCGCCCCGAGGCGCTCGGCCAGGAGCGCAAGCCGGCGCGCGCCCTCCGCGGTCAGGTACGTCTGCGCCGCCTTGGGCTCGTACGCCGCGGGGCGCTCGAAATAGTAGCGGCCCACCTGGACCAGCTCGACGAGGGTCTTCGCGCGCTCCTTCAGCGTGTCCACGATCGGGGCGAGCCGCGCCGCGGGCGGCGGCTCGAACCCGGCGGCGCGGATGAACGGCGCGGCCAGCGCCGCCAACTCGCGCCCCGGGAGGCGCTTCAGGTACTCGTGCGAGAGCCACAGGAGCTTCGTCTCGTCGAAGATCGCCCCCGAGGCCGCGACGTCCTTGATGTCGAACAGCGCGATCAGCTCGTCGCGCGAGAAGATCTCCTGGTCGCCGTGCGACCAGCCGAGGCGCGCGAGGTAGTTGACCATCGCCTCGGCCGGGATGCCGGCGTCGCGGAACGCCTGGACCGACGTCGCGCCGTGCCGCTTCGAGAGCCGGCTCCGGTCGGGGCCGAGGATCATCGAGACGTGCGCCATCGCGGGGACGGGATAGCCGAGCGCCTCGTAGCAGAGGATCTGCTTCGGCGTGTTCGACAGGTGGTCATTGCCCCGGATCACGTGGGAGATCCGCATCGTCACGTCGTCCACGACGACGCTGAAGTTGTAGGTCGGCGTGCCGTCGGTGCGGACGAGGATCCAGTCGTCGAGCTGGCTGTGCTCGAACGTGATGGGCCCGTTGATCAGGTCGTCCACGATCGTCGTGCCCGTGTCGGGGATCCGGAGCCGGAGCGCGCCCGCCCGGAGCCCGCGGTCGCGGCAGCGTCCCGAGTAGCGGAAGGTCTCCTTGCGGGCCTGCGCCGCCTGCCGCTCGCGCTCGAGCGTCGCGGGCGCGCAGTCGCAGTAGTAGGCGCGGCCGCCCGCGAGGAGCTGCTCGGCGTGCGCGCGGTAGATCTCGAGGCGCTCGGTCTGGCGGTAGCCCGGCGTCGGCGGGCCCTCGTCCCAGTCGAGGCCGAGCCAGCGCAGCGCCTCGGTGATCAGGCCGATGTTCTCCTCGGTCGAGCGCGAGCGGTCGGTGTCCTCGATCCGGAGGATGAAGGCGCCGCCGTGATGGCGCGCGTAGAGCCAGTTGAAGAGCGCGGTGCGGGCGCCGCCGACGTGGAGGTGCCCGGTCGGGCTCGGCGCGAACCGCACGCGGAC
Coding sequences within it:
- the gltX gene encoding glutamate--tRNA ligase, with the translated sequence MPERVRVRFAPSPTGHLHVGGARTALFNWLYARHHGGAFILRIEDTDRSRSTEENIGLITEALRWLGLDWDEGPPTPGYRQTERLEIYRAHAEQLLAGGRAYYCDCAPATLERERQAAQARKETFRYSGRCRDRGLRAGALRLRIPDTGTTIVDDLINGPITFEHSQLDDWILVRTDGTPTYNFSVVVDDVTMRISHVIRGNDHLSNTPKQILCYEALGYPVPAMAHVSMILGPDRSRLSKRHGATSVQAFRDAGIPAEAMVNYLARLGWSHGDQEIFSRDELIALFDIKDVAASGAIFDETKLLWLSHEYLKRLPGRELAALAAPFIRAAGFEPPPAARLAPIVDTLKERAKTLVELVQVGRYYFERPAAYEPKAAQTYLTAEGARRLALLAERLGALPVWDAAALEGVYRALTGELGLKLVDLAQLSRLAVTGGTASPPIFEVLALLGREEALARFARARAAVGGAA